Proteins encoded within one genomic window of Leptolyngbya sp. SIO1E4:
- a CDS encoding HlyD family efflux transporter periplasmic adaptor subunit encodes MVLIPSLRDPGAAYYSSSKGYPAKQRAAGKPIEVEVVTLASEEFESSLAAPGEVVAQEKVELRPTVEGVVQEVYFEEGTWVEAGDLLLRLDPGKLENDIEIAQLNLATARANLLAVEHSRLTRLEQLQNRIDISQLQFAEAEEQLHQVTALVTDQQSIDLEALQTQLDNAQAHLESVQLLVDEGALSQIELQQAQNDFAKVQQEFLRTQRGSVATQKVISDAQNTVVRHRQQMQYDQQTLIRVTEFEDIRLEKALLTVENRTTLLNEALRAFDQTMIYATTSGLLSSVNVDEGELIQPNNTEAAMVLDQNLVFQAYVDQTRLNDVQVGDAALVRLMAYAGQTFEGEVLRVNPAIETEDFIPGRVGIDRQYTYSVWIGVPDVELSPGLQGYVHLSKPEVGVLIPESAVVHLSAGEGMVMVVEDDRAVVRSLKLGPLKDNQRQVIDGLSPGDQVILYPNGLQPGDTIQMLDVTS; translated from the coding sequence ATGGTTCTGATACCCTCTCTCAGGGATCCAGGGGCTGCTTACTACAGCTCGTCAAAGGGCTATCCGGCAAAACAAAGGGCCGCAGGAAAACCCATTGAGGTGGAAGTTGTCACTCTTGCATCAGAAGAATTTGAATCGTCGCTTGCAGCACCCGGAGAAGTAGTCGCCCAAGAAAAAGTTGAACTTCGACCAACGGTCGAAGGAGTTGTCCAAGAAGTCTACTTCGAAGAAGGAACATGGGTGGAAGCTGGCGATCTACTCTTGCGCCTTGATCCGGGCAAACTCGAGAACGATATCGAGATTGCGCAACTTAATTTGGCCACAGCTAGGGCGAATCTGCTAGCTGTAGAACACTCAAGACTCACTAGATTGGAACAACTGCAAAATAGGATAGACATTAGCCAGTTGCAGTTTGCAGAGGCAGAAGAGCAACTCCATCAGGTCACAGCTTTGGTGACGGATCAGCAGAGTATTGACTTAGAAGCTCTACAAACTCAGCTAGACAATGCCCAAGCTCACTTAGAGAGTGTCCAATTATTAGTCGATGAAGGAGCCCTATCACAAATAGAACTTCAACAAGCTCAAAATGACTTTGCGAAGGTTCAGCAAGAGTTCTTACGCACTCAACGGGGTAGCGTAGCCACTCAAAAAGTGATAAGTGATGCTCAAAATACTGTCGTTCGCCATCGACAACAAATGCAGTACGATCAGCAAACCCTAATACGGGTAACTGAATTCGAGGATATTCGACTGGAAAAAGCTTTGTTGACTGTAGAGAATCGGACAACGTTGTTAAATGAAGCATTACGGGCATTTGATCAAACCATGATTTATGCCACAACGAGTGGTTTGTTGAGTTCGGTGAATGTTGATGAAGGAGAACTTATCCAACCCAATAATACCGAAGCGGCTATGGTGTTGGATCAAAATCTAGTGTTTCAAGCCTATGTCGATCAAACCCGATTAAACGATGTGCAAGTGGGCGATGCAGCTCTCGTGAGACTTATGGCATACGCTGGTCAAACCTTTGAAGGTGAGGTTCTACGAGTAAACCCTGCGATTGAAACCGAAGATTTTATTCCTGGTCGTGTGGGTATTGATCGCCAGTACACCTACTCTGTTTGGATTGGTGTTCCAGATGTAGAGTTGTCTCCTGGCTTACAAGGCTATGTGCATCTGTCAAAACCTGAAGTCGGTGTATTAATTCCTGAAAGTGCAGTCGTTCATCTGTCTGCTGGTGAAGGAATGGTTATGGTCGTGGAAGATGACAGAGCCGTTGTGAGATCGCTAAAGCTAGGCCCTCTAAAAGATAATCAACGGCAGGTGATTGATGGATTGTCTCCAGGTGATCAGGTAATTCTGTATCCCAATGGCTTACAACCTGGTGACACCATCCAGATGTTGGATGTGACCTCCTAG
- a CDS encoding glycosyltransferase family 4 protein yields the protein MKQQTGHILTITSAYPVTPDGNHATFLRETMIRLQLAGTKFTVFAPAYEGSKGYVMDDIRVHRFRYCIRRYENLARDGAPTKLQRQPLYLLAAATYILLGSIQLFWVCLREKPDLLHVHWPFPHGVMAFPASRILGIPMVFSFHGAELLLMRKFGFVKPILRWLTKRATGITANSSFTHKLIRETIHDGSVSIIPYGLTIEAKIPKPRREDEIPRLLFVGRLDERKGLRYLLDAMPKILAEHTVELRVVGKGILEEELKAQCNAMGLYDSVRFLGFITKEELANEYANCDVFILPAIVDSKGDTEGLGIVMIEALAHERPVVASAVGGISDVITSGQTGILIPEKDVQALVEGVLTVLADPDYGNQLGRNGLNHIQEHFNWSKIVPCWQQVFEQALRSTAA from the coding sequence ATGAAACAGCAAACTGGTCATATTTTGACCATTACGTCAGCCTACCCAGTTACACCTGATGGAAATCATGCAACTTTCTTGCGTGAAACCATGATTCGCTTACAACTAGCAGGTACAAAATTTACTGTGTTTGCACCTGCTTATGAAGGTTCAAAAGGTTATGTGATGGATGATATTCGTGTCCATCGTTTCCGATACTGCATTAGAAGATATGAGAATCTAGCTCGTGATGGTGCACCCACCAAGCTTCAACGTCAACCACTGTATCTCTTAGCAGCTGCCACCTATATTTTGCTAGGAAGCATTCAGTTATTTTGGGTCTGTCTACGTGAAAAACCTGATTTACTCCATGTCCACTGGCCATTTCCTCATGGTGTAATGGCTTTTCCTGCTAGCCGCATTCTTGGCATCCCCATGGTGTTCAGTTTTCATGGTGCAGAATTATTGCTAATGCGTAAGTTTGGTTTTGTAAAACCAATTTTGCGTTGGTTAACTAAACGAGCAACAGGTATTACAGCAAACTCTAGCTTTACTCATAAGCTGATCCGGGAAACTATTCACGATGGTTCAGTGAGTATCATTCCTTACGGGCTCACTATTGAAGCAAAGATACCTAAACCTAGAAGAGAAGATGAAATTCCACGCTTATTGTTTGTTGGTCGTCTTGATGAACGTAAGGGTTTACGGTACTTATTAGATGCGATGCCAAAAATTCTAGCCGAACATACTGTAGAACTTAGAGTTGTGGGTAAAGGCATTCTTGAAGAGGAATTGAAAGCCCAATGTAATGCAATGGGATTGTACGATTCCGTTCGTTTCTTAGGCTTTATCACGAAAGAAGAACTCGCCAATGAGTATGCTAATTGTGATGTCTTCATTCTGCCTGCAATTGTAGACAGTAAGGGAGACACAGAAGGGTTAGGAATTGTCATGATTGAGGCACTGGCTCACGAGCGACCAGTAGTGGCTAGTGCTGTAGGTGGTATCAGTGATGTTATTACATCAGGCCAGACAGGGATACTTATTCCTGAGAAAGATGTCCAAGCATTAGTTGAGGGAGTTCTAACTGTGCTGGCTGATCCTGACTATGGTAATCAGTTAGGTCGCAATGGATTAAACCATATTCAAGAACACTTTAACTGGTCCAAAATTGTGCCGTGTTGGCAACAGGTATTTGAGCAAGCCTTGCGCTCTACAGCTGCTTAG
- a CDS encoding tetratricopeptide repeat protein encodes MLVQISRWLLSIEDWLRPFTRERLIFWGSVVLFAMVSKAPWYHLPEETLNAFGINLKSILLLKGFTLAAVAAGAIALLLDTQRLSRFFAWQAFGIILLTPYLLATWVSGLDAVTTNLYAQNQQITRHVEHNLPTVQAQWKRNIPLLPDRTTPLTLGLTIPDSRFFQASSWDYFLLEGLGYRNSVLGFIGKGWILSLVLLVWLLIGLYVRLPNTSEIWWDLRWLVPYWGSLLTLISLSILAVNVLNVQLDTWLVSGNYPKVITTSQRVATWYPNFQCDETFQTRLAHAEFYQGHPHSARIALATGIERYQRGEYGRAIEYLRQALEQDPHACLARIYLAIALLNSAVDYFETPILPNRPSEHRLPSQANFLDSPKARQGHLRAKPAGAIHQLEQVLEVFPGHLEALYNLMLTHSINGNFDQSAVVAQRLVEIQQNFQQPNTALLGQVYTHFAWEEYHNQNLNQAWERYRQSVDPSRWP; translated from the coding sequence ATGTTGGTGCAAATTTCCCGATGGTTACTCTCTATAGAGGATTGGTTGCGGCCATTTACCCGAGAACGGCTGATTTTTTGGGGGAGTGTTGTACTCTTCGCCATGGTATCAAAGGCTCCTTGGTATCACCTTCCTGAGGAGACCTTAAATGCTTTTGGTATTAACCTCAAGAGCATTCTGCTGCTGAAGGGATTTACTCTGGCAGCTGTGGCAGCGGGGGCGATCGCCCTACTGCTTGATACCCAGCGCTTATCACGTTTCTTCGCCTGGCAAGCATTCGGGATTATTCTATTAACGCCCTATCTGTTAGCTACATGGGTTTCAGGCCTCGATGCGGTAACGACAAACCTTTACGCACAAAACCAGCAAATTACCCGGCATGTTGAACATAATTTGCCCACAGTACAAGCTCAGTGGAAGCGCAATATTCCCTTGCTCCCCGATCGGACAACTCCCCTTACGTTGGGATTAACGATTCCAGATAGTCGCTTCTTCCAAGCATCATCCTGGGATTACTTCTTGTTGGAAGGATTGGGCTATCGCAATAGCGTTTTAGGATTTATTGGCAAAGGATGGATTTTAAGCTTGGTGCTCCTGGTATGGCTCCTAATTGGTTTATACGTGAGGCTGCCTAATACCTCTGAAATATGGTGGGATCTGCGTTGGCTGGTTCCCTATTGGGGTAGTCTTCTTACACTCATTAGCCTGTCCATCTTGGCAGTTAATGTGCTCAACGTTCAATTAGATACTTGGTTAGTATCCGGCAACTATCCCAAAGTGATTACCACGAGTCAAAGAGTTGCGACGTGGTATCCAAATTTCCAATGTGATGAAACCTTTCAAACACGACTGGCTCATGCAGAATTTTATCAAGGGCACCCCCATTCTGCTCGGATCGCTTTAGCAACTGGCATAGAACGATATCAGCGGGGAGAATATGGTAGAGCGATTGAATATTTGCGCCAAGCATTAGAACAAGATCCTCACGCATGCTTGGCGCGTATCTATCTAGCGATCGCCTTACTGAATAGTGCTGTCGATTACTTTGAGACCCCCATACTGCCTAATCGCCCGAGTGAGCATCGTTTGCCTAGTCAAGCTAATTTCCTAGACAGTCCTAAAGCACGACAAGGTCACCTAAGAGCCAAACCCGCTGGAGCTATTCATCAACTCGAGCAAGTCTTAGAGGTTTTTCCCGGTCATTTAGAAGCGCTGTATAACCTCATGCTGACTCATAGTATTAATGGTAATTTCGACCAATCCGCTGTCGTTGCGCAGAGATTAGTGGAGATTCAACAAAATTTTCAACAACCGAATACTGCATTACTAGGCCAAGTCTATACCCATTTTGCCTGGGAGGAGTATCACAATCAAAACCTTAATCAGGCATGGGAGCGCTATCGCCAATCGGTTGATCCAAGTCGTTGGCCCTAG
- a CDS encoding acyltransferase family protein, whose product MKKSAKDRIFSLDLLKAFSILAVVFFHGIFIPETAYEKSKYWVDVAFAPLRFCVPVLFTISFFLLRMSFDKTKESNIFSVAGSRIFRLLVPTLFWFSIAGLFRRLGDAPILAPMAQGKVFPGAYYLLVMIILIPIFSWLISYRLTNKRLLFIITAQFAVFGFIYISILYKPDFFLIHGLKIMSRPLPIYWFAYMAMGIFFYEQSSWLIKFSHKIPVWIKGASIVATATLMLLEYGYLRSIIGDHPNPFEYAMFSCILSVFVLFLCFFSINPDDLPPHIVSLVKTLSTYSLGIFCINGILSLIFLKLGILLLQGNQVSLLAAIILRIVGGIVLVTVALWLSKVLERVGLKACVR is encoded by the coding sequence ATGAAAAAGTCAGCTAAAGATCGTATCTTTTCATTAGATCTTCTCAAAGCTTTCAGCATTCTTGCCGTTGTTTTTTTCCATGGAATATTTATCCCGGAAACAGCCTATGAAAAATCAAAATATTGGGTAGACGTTGCTTTTGCCCCGCTTCGTTTCTGTGTTCCTGTATTGTTTACAATATCATTCTTTCTTTTAAGAATGAGCTTTGATAAAACAAAAGAGTCTAATATTTTTAGTGTTGCCGGCAGCAGGATATTTCGATTACTGGTGCCAACCCTATTTTGGTTCAGTATAGCTGGGCTATTTCGGCGGTTAGGAGATGCTCCTATCTTAGCTCCGATGGCTCAAGGTAAGGTTTTTCCTGGAGCGTACTATCTGCTAGTCATGATAATACTTATTCCAATTTTTTCTTGGCTAATTTCATATCGCCTGACAAATAAACGCCTTTTATTTATCATTACTGCTCAATTTGCTGTTTTTGGATTTATTTATATTTCTATTCTCTATAAACCTGATTTTTTTCTGATTCATGGGTTGAAGATAATGTCGCGACCGTTACCTATATATTGGTTTGCCTACATGGCTATGGGTATTTTCTTTTATGAACAGTCTTCCTGGTTAATCAAATTCTCTCACAAGATACCTGTATGGATCAAGGGAGCCTCGATAGTCGCCACTGCGACACTCATGCTATTGGAATATGGCTACTTGAGATCGATTATAGGAGACCATCCTAACCCCTTTGAGTATGCAATGTTTTCTTGCATACTCAGTGTATTTGTCTTATTCCTCTGCTTCTTTAGCATTAATCCGGATGATCTACCGCCACATATAGTATCTCTGGTTAAGACGTTATCTACCTACAGTCTTGGAATTTTCTGTATCAACGGAATCTTAAGCCTGATATTCCTTAAACTTGGCATCTTACTTTTGCAGGGAAATCAAGTTTCTCTTTTAGCTGCAATCATACTTCGAATTGTCGGTGGTATTGTGTTGGTCACTGTAGCTCTTTGGCTTTCTAAAGTCCTTGAAAGAGTAGGATTAAAAGCATGTGTAAGATAA
- a CDS encoding glycosyltransferase family 2 protein, which yields MMTRTQAKLSTFTSHNSSQLTNRIMSPMRSRSVTIVIPCMDEEGNLERLFEYIDLAFKQLGYTLPVLVINDGSTDNTLNILNKLCQRYDFLSVISHPQNRGVAEVWNTALNHVKTDWILWGQADLESDPRVDIPALIDAWKPGVDAIAGWRQGRGDGKSGASSIANRACCWAFGLKIHDMNWTKLVRRDIVSRLPVTLITHRFLLAVLAGQGYNVIETPTPWFPRFSGVSKFGRKRLLTSARDFLRVLGWFYVAQPMNAVFYYMSAFIEAAQVGFSAASHNFQVNTSPDYIAAYKEKSFRDSPLRTSSSVANIAYYRRLALAKVAA from the coding sequence ATGATGACACGCACTCAAGCTAAACTGTCGACTTTCACCTCCCATAACTCATCTCAGTTAACAAACCGAATCATGTCGCCAATGAGAAGCCGTTCTGTAACTATTGTGATTCCTTGCATGGATGAGGAAGGAAATCTTGAACGATTATTTGAATACATTGACTTAGCATTCAAGCAACTTGGGTATACCCTCCCAGTGCTTGTTATTAATGATGGTAGCACTGACAATACACTCAACATTCTGAATAAATTGTGTCAGCGATATGATTTCCTGAGTGTAATTTCTCATCCTCAAAACCGTGGGGTTGCTGAGGTATGGAATACTGCACTCAATCACGTCAAAACGGATTGGATATTATGGGGGCAGGCTGATTTAGAGTCTGATCCCCGAGTTGACATTCCAGCCTTGATAGATGCCTGGAAACCTGGTGTAGACGCAATTGCAGGTTGGCGACAAGGGCGCGGTGATGGTAAATCTGGTGCCTCTTCTATTGCTAATCGGGCTTGTTGCTGGGCATTTGGTTTAAAAATTCACGACATGAACTGGACCAAGCTGGTACGTCGGGATATTGTATCGAGGTTGCCAGTAACGCTAATTACCCACCGCTTCTTATTGGCTGTACTTGCAGGGCAAGGGTACAACGTCATTGAAACACCAACACCTTGGTTTCCTCGCTTCTCTGGAGTAAGTAAATTTGGCCGCAAACGTCTTCTTACATCAGCAAGAGACTTTCTGCGCGTTTTGGGCTGGTTTTATGTTGCTCAACCGATGAATGCAGTCTTCTATTATATGTCTGCATTCATAGAAGCTGCGCAGGTCGGTTTCAGTGCAGCTAGCCATAACTTCCAAGTAAACACTAGTCCTGATTACATTGCAGCTTACAAAGAAAAATCATTCCGCGATAGCCCATTACGTACGAGTTCATCTGTAGCTAATATTGCCTACTATCGCCGCCTTGCACTTGCGAAGGTTGCAGCATAA
- a CDS encoding glycosyltransferase family 39 protein, whose protein sequence is MTINIFNRWVSLSILSLLGILLGTLIFIAWDKPPIPVEPVAWSNSTRWITAPEPSYRLYARHRFTLPDVPEVAWLRLSADNDYILYVNGKIVAQEVSTPRNTAGFAAKRSELYQGINDSTPYRWNIPDWVQISHARDWKLTTYLDLTYYLQPGENVIAIEVQDSHETARFVLEGAVYSILGQAPISLTTGNVPWQLATQGPNRQQFFWFEPDFPDYDWIESLGTIPVTETTYSRVRERIFQRPLQGSWITANEEPTGELWLRCDWQIPDHFQRGFLRFAGDEKYGITLNGHLLKHYHNGDGNQLHLYEVTNLLHPGSNTIAVNLSHFWDADWSRQQEQTLSPDGLLRFYLDGWAETSVSDPVIAPIQTDDTWTSLPKPLKDWVTGAGQGIPVTLLRSPEPSVFYRTYEGDAYLLNYPDGLRHLMGWISLTTAMVLFGSWGLGRFTQSTSQFNLHHSSISSIFALPIVFFLIGIGLLKHRYAEAEAGIWFAHAHTNKILIVSSIIIGLFTGLSVLWRRHDIGSRLIWVGVGFVGILGFSLVTLPINLFQGILGFTVIIVTGILAVGIGAMGKSLTSISQDHGSFIPRITWRIRTVKAISYQGLRKLLSNWSQNHFSWLLYVILAIGLFLRLNHLGYDNPEPDENVSWDAVRGILKTGAPIASSGIWYTRSPVYHYLLAIWLRILGDSLVNARLFSVVVGIATLILVFYFTRYLTGNILLALLVTAILAIDPWELWYSRNIRFYQLAQFFTTATFWAFLEGFITKRDRTCQHLFFIFLTLTLLSQEVTLLLLPGFFILFLFHYKPLKLLEDWPIFVSSFITMMIFAFNIYFVKIKSLTPLIGLSSYTTSFIKLQFNNMSVFATNFFVGVNRMYVIYSFLFFIGFIYFLFKPSKKINTLFLAIFINIAVITVMVFLKAARYTYPTYPIFILLSVYGAFRSVHDLGVRIDTLINKDGLWRKILTLSMVLFLSLNIEPIRVLMSYDESLRPRHMDASEFIQRQRRPGDVVISNVPAGHANTIGGADYYLMHRMSFFDAVYKHEGRVIDRWEGGVLLANSDQLKQVLESSNRVWIHTFDRQLPKDPELARFFNYLQSLGQPVFSTYGTRVKLWEKNTGTLQRIPDRGGNFGAY, encoded by the coding sequence ATGACCATCAACATCTTCAACCGTTGGGTTTCCCTCAGTATTCTGAGCTTGCTTGGCATCTTATTGGGGACCCTAATCTTCATCGCATGGGACAAACCTCCCATTCCCGTTGAACCCGTTGCTTGGTCCAACAGTACTCGCTGGATAACAGCTCCCGAACCCAGCTACCGGCTTTATGCTCGCCATCGTTTTACGTTACCAGATGTACCTGAGGTAGCCTGGTTGCGATTAAGTGCAGACAACGATTACATCCTCTATGTAAACGGTAAAATTGTGGCCCAAGAAGTAAGTACTCCTCGCAATACAGCTGGTTTTGCAGCCAAACGCAGTGAACTATATCAGGGTATCAATGACAGTACCCCTTATCGTTGGAATATTCCTGATTGGGTCCAGATTTCCCATGCTCGTGACTGGAAACTCACGACATACTTAGACCTGACTTATTATCTCCAACCCGGAGAAAATGTTATCGCTATTGAGGTGCAAGATAGTCACGAAACAGCTCGATTCGTTCTTGAAGGAGCGGTGTATTCTATTCTTGGCCAAGCTCCTATATCCCTCACAACCGGCAATGTACCCTGGCAATTGGCAACTCAAGGGCCAAACCGCCAACAATTTTTCTGGTTCGAACCTGATTTTCCCGACTACGACTGGATTGAAAGTTTGGGAACAATTCCCGTTACGGAAACCACTTATTCACGGGTTCGAGAGCGTATTTTTCAACGCCCCCTCCAAGGAAGTTGGATTACAGCTAACGAAGAACCTACAGGTGAACTGTGGTTGCGATGTGACTGGCAAATACCTGATCACTTTCAACGAGGATTTCTTCGGTTTGCTGGCGATGAAAAATATGGGATTACCCTTAACGGCCACTTGCTCAAACACTATCACAATGGCGACGGCAATCAACTTCATCTGTATGAAGTCACCAATCTGCTGCACCCTGGATCGAACACTATTGCCGTAAATTTGAGTCATTTTTGGGATGCCGATTGGTCTCGACAACAAGAACAGACTCTCAGCCCCGATGGTCTGTTGCGCTTTTATTTAGACGGATGGGCTGAAACCAGTGTTAGCGACCCGGTCATAGCGCCCATTCAAACGGATGACACCTGGACGTCTCTCCCTAAACCATTGAAAGACTGGGTAACAGGAGCTGGCCAAGGGATACCAGTCACACTCTTAAGATCTCCAGAACCATCAGTTTTTTACCGAACCTATGAAGGTGATGCTTATTTACTCAACTATCCCGATGGATTACGCCATCTCATGGGTTGGATTAGCCTAACAACAGCAATGGTACTCTTTGGCAGCTGGGGATTAGGAAGATTTACTCAATCTACATCACAGTTCAATCTGCATCACAGTTCAATCAGTAGCATCTTTGCGCTTCCTATTGTTTTTTTTCTCATTGGTATCGGTTTATTGAAGCATCGTTATGCCGAAGCAGAAGCAGGCATCTGGTTTGCTCATGCCCATACCAACAAGATTCTGATTGTGTCCTCCATCATAATTGGTTTGTTCACCGGATTGAGTGTCCTTTGGCGACGCCATGATATCGGTTCCCGGTTAATCTGGGTCGGTGTTGGCTTCGTAGGGATATTGGGGTTCAGTCTGGTTACACTCCCTATTAATTTATTCCAAGGCATCCTCGGATTCACAGTAATTATTGTGACTGGAATACTGGCTGTAGGAATAGGAGCTATGGGAAAGAGTCTTACTTCGATTTCTCAAGATCACGGTAGTTTTATACCTCGAATAACTTGGAGAATCAGGACCGTAAAAGCGATTAGTTATCAGGGACTAAGAAAACTATTGTCTAACTGGAGTCAAAACCACTTCTCTTGGCTTCTATATGTCATTTTGGCCATCGGCCTATTTCTCCGACTTAATCACCTCGGTTATGACAATCCTGAACCGGACGAAAATGTCTCTTGGGATGCCGTTCGAGGCATCCTTAAAACAGGTGCACCAATCGCATCATCAGGTATTTGGTATACCCGCAGCCCTGTCTACCATTATCTTTTAGCTATTTGGTTACGCATCCTTGGTGATTCACTAGTCAATGCTCGCCTCTTTTCTGTGGTTGTTGGGATAGCCACACTCATCTTAGTCTTTTACTTTACGCGCTATCTAACAGGCAATATACTCCTGGCCTTATTGGTAACAGCCATCTTAGCGATTGATCCCTGGGAACTTTGGTATTCCCGTAATATTCGCTTCTATCAACTTGCCCAGTTCTTCACCACAGCTACATTTTGGGCATTCTTAGAAGGATTTATCACAAAACGCGATCGCACCTGTCAACACTTATTTTTTATCTTCCTCACGCTTACATTGCTCTCTCAAGAAGTCACACTGCTCTTGTTGCCAGGTTTTTTTATTTTATTTCTATTCCATTACAAACCTTTGAAGCTATTAGAAGACTGGCCTATTTTTGTTAGCAGCTTCATTACCATGATGATTTTCGCCTTCAATATTTACTTTGTCAAAATTAAATCATTGACTCCACTTATAGGACTCTCATCCTATACAACATCATTCATAAAACTTCAGTTCAATAATATGTCTGTTTTCGCCACAAATTTCTTCGTTGGTGTCAATCGGATGTATGTCATCTATAGTTTTCTTTTTTTTATCGGATTCATATATTTCCTGTTTAAACCAAGCAAAAAAATAAACACCTTGTTTTTGGCAATATTTATAAATATTGCGGTTATTACAGTCATGGTTTTTCTGAAGGCTGCACGATATACATATCCTACCTATCCAATATTCATCTTATTATCAGTCTATGGTGCATTTAGAAGTGTTCATGACCTTGGAGTTCGTATCGATACACTTATCAATAAAGATGGATTATGGAGAAAGATCTTAACTCTTAGTATGGTTTTATTTTTAAGCCTGAATATAGAGCCTATCCGAGTTCTTATGAGCTATGATGAGTCGCTCCGCCCAAGACATATGGATGCCTCAGAATTTATTCAAAGGCAACGAAGACCAGGAGATGTTGTTATCTCTAATGTTCCTGCTGGGCACGCTAACACTATAGGAGGTGCAGATTACTACTTGATGCATCGGATGTCTTTCTTTGATGCTGTATATAAACATGAAGGAAGAGTCATTGATCGATGGGAAGGGGGTGTTTTACTCGCAAACTCTGATCAACTCAAACAAGTTTTAGAATCATCAAATCGGGTATGGATTCATACGTTTGACCGTCAACTTCCCAAAGATCCAGAACTAGCCCGCTTTTTTAACTATCTCCAATCCCTAGGGCAACCTGTTTTTAGTACTTACGGTACTAGGGTGAAGTTATGGGAAAAGAATACAGGAACTTTACAAAGGATTCCTGATCGAGGGGGAAACTTTGGAGCTTATTAA
- a CDS encoding flippase-like domain-containing protein: protein MIINVKLFIKVAISAVLLFILFTKLDWMHAWMQFNQLSISFIIYALAFYTCLQWLSCIRWQIILSPSGYDLPTYQLLGSYFAGMFLNIFLPGALGGDVYRVYQVAKETSDPELALVSVFLERFTGLAALSAMAVVGLVPAFELVGRWDIIVLFFGCVIALVGGTLLIANRSLLRLTAPYLERLRLTNVISRMAKIQHLLHQFAQHRQALALSTGLSLLLQFAIVYYHYLVARQLGISISFLELLVFIPIIVVITMLPISLGGLGLKEGLWIYLFTRVGQSAEEALSLSLIVMILSWLLSMPGAVILLLDSAGVKHIRNKVHLS, encoded by the coding sequence ATGATAATTAATGTCAAGCTTTTCATAAAAGTAGCTATTAGTGCGGTCCTTCTTTTCATTCTCTTCACTAAACTTGACTGGATGCATGCATGGATGCAATTCAATCAACTATCTATTAGTTTTATCATCTATGCACTTGCCTTCTATACTTGTCTGCAGTGGTTGAGCTGTATTCGTTGGCAGATCATTCTCTCCCCATCAGGTTATGACTTACCTACTTACCAACTTTTAGGGAGCTATTTTGCAGGTATGTTTCTCAATATATTTCTTCCAGGTGCGCTCGGAGGGGATGTCTATCGTGTTTATCAAGTGGCTAAAGAAACCAGTGACCCAGAGCTTGCCTTGGTTTCTGTTTTTCTGGAGAGATTTACTGGACTAGCCGCTCTTTCAGCAATGGCAGTTGTCGGCCTAGTTCCGGCTTTTGAACTGGTAGGACGTTGGGACATTATTGTATTGTTTTTCGGCTGTGTGATTGCTTTAGTAGGAGGTACCTTACTAATTGCCAATCGCTCTCTTTTAAGGTTGACAGCACCTTATTTAGAGAGACTTCGCTTGACTAATGTTATTTCTCGTATGGCGAAAATTCAACATCTCCTCCATCAATTTGCTCAGCACCGTCAGGCATTAGCTCTATCCACAGGACTTTCACTCTTGTTACAGTTTGCTATTGTTTACTACCATTATTTAGTAGCTCGACAGCTCGGTATCTCAATTTCATTTCTAGAGCTTCTTGTATTTATTCCTATTATTGTTGTGATTACGATGTTGCCCATTTCTTTGGGCGGGCTAGGGCTAAAAGAAGGACTATGGATCTATCTGTTTACACGTGTAGGTCAAAGTGCAGAAGAGGCATTATCATTATCACTAATTGTTATGATCTTAAGCTGGCTTCTGAGCATGCCAGGTGCTGTTATCCTCTTGCTTGACTCCGCTGGGGTAAAGCACATTAGAAATAAAGTACATTTATCTTGA